The Ignavibacteria bacterium genome contains a region encoding:
- a CDS encoding response regulator transcription factor encodes MKKILLIESDAGYCNYIRELLEDFGYKASTAENGREIIKIARLIMPDLIICSTEISEPDGYSVFEELNRYPETAAIPFIFFASGKSGLEEFRRAMDLGVDDFLIKPVRSGHLLKIIETRLKKVDRILEKQENSSKRNNSKNNSFRKLSSDDRLFLMVGNHPEIIKISNIVFITAAEEYSNVYTTDARHLLVQKLLKEWEKTLPPKVFLRIHRSTIINLDFVKKVEKWFNHSFRVYLQDVSEPFIISRRYSTKLRALLNTSKK; translated from the coding sequence ATGAAAAAAATTCTACTGATTGAAAGCGACGCCGGCTATTGTAATTATATCCGCGAACTCTTGGAAGATTTCGGCTATAAAGCTTCTACTGCGGAAAATGGCAGGGAAATAATTAAAATTGCCAGACTCATTATGCCCGACCTTATTATCTGCAGCACCGAAATCTCTGAGCCCGACGGCTACTCTGTCTTTGAGGAACTGAACCGCTACCCCGAAACCGCCGCCATCCCTTTCATATTCTTTGCCTCCGGCAAATCCGGCCTGGAGGAATTCCGCCGCGCTATGGACCTGGGAGTAGACGACTTCCTCATTAAACCCGTCAGATCCGGCCACCTGCTCAAAATTATTGAAACAAGACTCAAGAAAGTGGACCGGATACTCGAAAAACAGGAAAACTCATCAAAACGCAATAACTCTAAAAATAACTCATTCAGAAAACTTTCCAGCGACGACCGCCTCTTCCTTATGGTCGGAAACCACCCAGAAATCATCAAAATCAGCAATATTGTCTTTATTACCGCTGCCGAAGAATATAGCAATGTCTATACTACTGACGCCAGACACCTCCTGGTGCAGAAACTCCTCAAAGAATGGGAAAAAACTCTCCCTCCAAAGGTCTTCCTCAGAATCCACCGCTCTACAATAATTAACCTGGACTTTGTCAAAAAAGTAGAAAAGTGGTTTAACCACTCCTTCCGCGTCTACCTCCAGGATGTTAGCGAACCCTTCATTATCAGCAGAAGATATAGTACCAAACTAAGAGCACTCCTGAATACTTCAAAAAAATAA
- a CDS encoding J domain-containing protein, translating to MEFKNYYEILGVDKNATTDEIKKAYRKLAKQYHPDKNPGNKEAEEKFKEITEANEVLSNTEKRQKYDNLSSNYNAYQRTGGGTTDDWFRNFAQSQQGREYQSTGDFEDIFSNLGGQGGGAGFGGFSDFFQAFMGGGSGGGFTSSRRTQRSRSRKGSDYEATMNITLEEAFNGSERQFTIDGRTIRIKITPGMKDGQKLRLKNQGAPAPGGGEKGDLYLTLHITKHPVFERDGDNLKMTAKVDLYTIVLGGKESIRTIDGKVVNVSIPAGSQPGTTLRLKGLGMKNYNNPSERGDLLVKIGISIPQNLSDEEKRLFTRLSELRR from the coding sequence GGCGTAGATAAAAACGCTACAACAGATGAAATTAAAAAGGCTTACAGAAAACTGGCTAAACAGTACCATCCCGATAAAAACCCAGGCAACAAGGAAGCCGAGGAAAAATTTAAGGAAATTACTGAGGCCAATGAGGTCTTAAGCAACACCGAAAAAAGACAAAAGTACGATAACCTCTCAAGTAATTACAACGCCTACCAGCGCACCGGCGGCGGAACAACCGACGACTGGTTCAGAAACTTCGCTCAAAGCCAGCAGGGACGCGAGTACCAGTCTACGGGCGACTTTGAGGACATTTTCAGTAACCTCGGCGGCCAGGGAGGCGGCGCAGGATTCGGCGGATTCTCAGATTTCTTCCAGGCCTTCATGGGCGGCGGCTCTGGCGGTGGCTTTACTTCCTCCAGACGCACTCAACGCTCAAGAAGCCGCAAGGGTAGCGACTATGAAGCAACCATGAATATTACTCTCGAGGAGGCTTTTAACGGCTCTGAAAGACAATTCACCATAGACGGCAGGACTATACGCATTAAAATTACTCCCGGTATGAAGGACGGCCAGAAACTCCGCCTTAAAAACCAGGGCGCCCCTGCACCCGGCGGCGGCGAAAAAGGGGACCTGTACCTTACACTCCACATCACTAAACATCCGGTCTTTGAACGCGACGGCGATAACCTCAAAATGACGGCAAAAGTCGACCTCTATACTATCGTCCTCGGCGGGAAGGAGTCTATCAGAACAATCGACGGCAAGGTAGTAAACGTTTCTATCCCTGCCGGAAGCCAGCCCGGTACAACACTGCGCCTCAAAGGTCTTGGAATGAAAAATTATAATAACCCCTCTGAACGCGGCGACCTCCTGGTAAAGATCGGAATCAGTATACCTCAAAATCTCTCCGACGAAGAAAAAAGACTCTTTACCAGACTCTCTGAACTTAGAAGATAA